From a region of the Cyprinus carpio isolate SPL01 chromosome A18, ASM1834038v1, whole genome shotgun sequence genome:
- the LOC109098868 gene encoding protein FAM118B-like isoform X2: MASVVTVKIEKRPSHDSEDGDTVAKKARKLLPSLKTKRAPELVLVIGTGVSSAVAPQVPALRSWKGLIQALLDAANDFDLLEEEESRRFQKSLQEDKNLVHVAHDLIQKLSPRTGNVRSTFFKDCLYEVFDDLECKMENSGKHLLRSVLQLMESGALVLTTNFDNLLEIYAAHQGTKLESLDLTDEKKVLEWAQEKRRLSVLHIHGVYTNPSGIVLHPAGYQNVLRNTEVMREIQKLYETKSFVFLGCGRTVDDTTFQALFLEAVKHKSDLEHFMLVRREDVGEFKKLRDNMLDKGIKVISYGNEYADLPEYFERLANEICNRDVDRDVVTNGWGSPISQGEESQNGFTTQKNLLQDYHS; encoded by the exons ATGGCTTCTGTTGTTACAGTGAAGATAGAGAAGCGTCCTTCCCATGACTCTGAGGATGGCGACACAGTGGCTAAGAAGGCCAG GAAGTTGTTGCCCAGCCTGAAGACGAAGCGCGCCCCTGAGCTGGTGCTGGTGATCGGCACGGGGGTGAGTTCAGCCGTAGCTCCTCAAGTGCCCGCGCTGCGCTCCTGGAAAGGTCTGATCCAGGCGCTGCTAGATGCTGCCAATGACTTTGATCTGCTTGAGGAGGAAGAGAGCCGCCGCTTCCAGAAAAGTCTGCAAGAGGACAAAAACCTGGTGCATGTTGCTCATGACCTTATCCAGAAACTTTCACCG CGGACGGGAAATGTACGCTCCACCTTTTTTAAAGACTGCCTCTACGAGGTGTTTGATGACCTGGAGTGTAAGATGGAGAACTCTGGGAAGCATCTCCTCCGCTCCGTGCTGCAGTTGATGGAGAGCGGCGCTCTGGTCCTCACCACCAACTTTGACAATCTGCTAGAGATCTACGCTGCCCACCAAGGGACCAAGCTGGAGTCTCTGGACCTCACAGATGAGAAGAAG GTTCTGGAGTGGGCTCAGGAGAAGAGAAGACTGAGCGTACTCCATATTCATGGTGTTTACACCAACCCCAGCGGCATCGTACTGCATCCTGCTGGCTACCAGAACGTTCTGAGGAACACCGAAGTCATG AGGGAGATCCAGAAACTCTATGAAACCAAGTCTTTTGTGTTCCTGGGCTGCGGGAGGACAGTGGACGACACCACCTTCCAGGCCCTGTTTCTCGAGGCGGTCAAACACAAGTCTGACCTTGAGCATTTCATGCTGGTGCGGCGAGAGGATGTGGGAGAATTCAAGAAGCTCCGAGACAACATGCTGGACAAGGGCATTAAGGTCATCTCGTACGGCAACGAATACGCCGACCTGCCGGAGTACTTCGAACGACTGGCCAATGAGATTTGCAACCGGGATGTGGACCGGGACGTGGTCACCAATGGCTGGG GATCGCCCATCTCACAAGGCGAAGAAAGTCAGAATGGCTTTACGACCCAGAAAAACCTCCTGCAAG ACTACCACTCATGA
- the LOC109098868 gene encoding protein FAM118B-like isoform X1, whose translation MASVVTVKIEKRPSHDSEDGDTVAKKARKLLPSLKTKRAPELVLVIGTGVSSAVAPQVPALRSWKGLIQALLDAANDFDLLEEEESRRFQKSLQEDKNLVHVAHDLIQKLSPRTGNVRSTFFKDCLYEVFDDLECKMENSGKHLLRSVLQLMESGALVLTTNFDNLLEIYAAHQGTKLESLDLTDEKKVLEWAQEKRRLSVLHIHGVYTNPSGIVLHPAGYQNVLRNTEVMREIQKLYETKSFVFLGCGRTVDDTTFQALFLEAVKHKSDLEHFMLVRREDVGEFKKLRDNMLDKGIKVISYGNEYADLPEYFERLANEICNRDVDRDVVTNGWGSPISQGEESQNGFTTQKNLLQVHASRTIET comes from the exons ATGGCTTCTGTTGTTACAGTGAAGATAGAGAAGCGTCCTTCCCATGACTCTGAGGATGGCGACACAGTGGCTAAGAAGGCCAG GAAGTTGTTGCCCAGCCTGAAGACGAAGCGCGCCCCTGAGCTGGTGCTGGTGATCGGCACGGGGGTGAGTTCAGCCGTAGCTCCTCAAGTGCCCGCGCTGCGCTCCTGGAAAGGTCTGATCCAGGCGCTGCTAGATGCTGCCAATGACTTTGATCTGCTTGAGGAGGAAGAGAGCCGCCGCTTCCAGAAAAGTCTGCAAGAGGACAAAAACCTGGTGCATGTTGCTCATGACCTTATCCAGAAACTTTCACCG CGGACGGGAAATGTACGCTCCACCTTTTTTAAAGACTGCCTCTACGAGGTGTTTGATGACCTGGAGTGTAAGATGGAGAACTCTGGGAAGCATCTCCTCCGCTCCGTGCTGCAGTTGATGGAGAGCGGCGCTCTGGTCCTCACCACCAACTTTGACAATCTGCTAGAGATCTACGCTGCCCACCAAGGGACCAAGCTGGAGTCTCTGGACCTCACAGATGAGAAGAAG GTTCTGGAGTGGGCTCAGGAGAAGAGAAGACTGAGCGTACTCCATATTCATGGTGTTTACACCAACCCCAGCGGCATCGTACTGCATCCTGCTGGCTACCAGAACGTTCTGAGGAACACCGAAGTCATG AGGGAGATCCAGAAACTCTATGAAACCAAGTCTTTTGTGTTCCTGGGCTGCGGGAGGACAGTGGACGACACCACCTTCCAGGCCCTGTTTCTCGAGGCGGTCAAACACAAGTCTGACCTTGAGCATTTCATGCTGGTGCGGCGAGAGGATGTGGGAGAATTCAAGAAGCTCCGAGACAACATGCTGGACAAGGGCATTAAGGTCATCTCGTACGGCAACGAATACGCCGACCTGCCGGAGTACTTCGAACGACTGGCCAATGAGATTTGCAACCGGGATGTGGACCGGGACGTGGTCACCAATGGCTGGG GATCGCCCATCTCACAAGGCGAAGAAAGTCAGAATGGCTTTACGACCCAGAAAAACCTCCTGCAAG TGCATGCTTCTAGAACGATAGAAACATGA